Proteins encoded together in one Synechococcus sp. BL107 window:
- the ruvB gene encoding Holliday junction branch migration DNA helicase RuvB → MAIVSSSSGRKPPRRETALVDPQPAPEEQVIRPDDSLRPKRLAEYIGQSELKQVLGIAVEAALGRGEALDHVLLYGPPGLGKTTMALVLAEELGVNCRITSAPALERPRDIVGLLVNLQPRDLLFIDEIHRLSRVAEELLYPAMEDRRLDLTVGKGSTARTRTLDLPPFTLVGATTRAGSLSSPLRDRFGLIQRLEFYGQADLEAIVARTAELVSVDLTCAACARIAASCRGTPRIANRLLRRVRDVASVRQGKGTIDDCMVAEALSLHRVDQRGLDASDRRLLTMLVDQHGGGPVGLETLAAALGEDPVTLETVVEPFLLQQGLLVRTPRGRMVTDAARSHLAEAV, encoded by the coding sequence ATGGCGATTGTCTCTTCCAGCTCCGGTCGCAAACCTCCCCGTCGCGAAACAGCGTTGGTGGATCCGCAGCCAGCTCCTGAAGAACAGGTGATTCGGCCGGACGACAGCTTGCGGCCGAAGCGCCTGGCCGAGTACATCGGCCAATCCGAACTCAAACAGGTGTTGGGCATCGCTGTCGAGGCAGCCCTCGGCCGTGGTGAAGCCCTCGACCATGTATTGCTTTATGGCCCGCCTGGGCTGGGCAAAACCACGATGGCTTTGGTTCTGGCCGAGGAGCTTGGGGTGAACTGTCGGATTACCAGTGCTCCGGCATTGGAGCGACCCCGAGACATCGTTGGATTACTCGTGAATCTCCAGCCACGGGATCTGCTGTTTATTGATGAGATCCATCGCCTGTCGCGGGTGGCAGAAGAACTTTTGTACCCAGCGATGGAAGACCGTCGCTTGGATCTCACGGTTGGTAAGGGCAGCACGGCCCGCACCCGCACCTTGGATTTGCCCCCTTTCACTCTTGTAGGTGCCACAACGAGGGCAGGCTCCTTGAGCTCTCCGTTGAGGGACCGCTTTGGCTTGATTCAGCGCTTGGAGTTTTACGGCCAAGCCGATCTAGAGGCGATTGTGGCTCGTACCGCCGAGTTGGTGTCGGTGGATCTCACTTGCGCAGCCTGTGCTCGCATTGCCGCCTCATGTCGGGGGACACCGAGAATCGCCAACCGTTTGCTGCGTCGCGTCCGGGATGTGGCCAGTGTGCGCCAGGGGAAGGGAACGATTGACGACTGCATGGTGGCGGAGGCGCTCAGCCTGCATCGCGTTGATCAGCGTGGCCTTGATGCCAGTGACCGTCGCTTGCTCACCATGTTGGTGGATCAGCATGGCGGAGGTCCCGTAGGTCTTGAAACTTTGGCGGCTGCCTTGGGTGAAGACCCCGTCACGTTGGAAACCGTTGTCGAACCGTTTTTGCTCCAGCAGGGCTTACTGGTTCGTACACCGCGGGGACGCATGGTTACCGATGCCGCGCGTTCACATCTTGCGGAGGCGGTATGA
- the smpB gene encoding SsrA-binding protein SmpB: MAKGGVKKAAAAAARAAANRLMADNRQARHQYEILETLETGIELVGTEVKSIRNGKANLRDGFCLIRNGELQLHNVHISPHSHASAYFNHDPLRTRKLLAHRREIDKLRGQLEKKGLALIPLNIHLKGSWIKLTVGVGKGRKLHDKRAADKEKQTKKDVRSALKNF; encoded by the coding sequence ATGGCAAAAGGAGGAGTCAAAAAAGCGGCCGCTGCCGCCGCAAGGGCCGCTGCAAACCGCCTCATGGCCGACAACCGTCAGGCGCGGCATCAGTACGAGATTCTCGAAACCCTTGAAACAGGCATCGAGCTGGTAGGCACCGAAGTGAAATCAATCCGCAATGGCAAAGCCAACCTCCGCGATGGTTTTTGTTTAATTCGCAACGGAGAGCTGCAGCTTCACAACGTGCACATCTCTCCCCATAGCCACGCGAGCGCTTATTTCAATCACGACCCCCTACGAACGCGAAAGCTGCTCGCCCATCGTCGTGAGATTGACAAACTCCGAGGGCAATTAGAGAAAAAAGGCCTGGCTCTTATTCCTCTAAATATTCACCTGAAGGGCTCTTGGATTAAACTCACTGTTGGAGTTGGCAAAGGCCGCAAGTTGCATGACAAACGGGCTGCGGACAAAGAGAAACAGACAAAAAAAGATGTTAGATCAGCCTTAAAAAATTTTTAA
- a CDS encoding serine/threonine protein kinase — MSVTGTVLVERYRLEERLSGPDPVQGSLWRGVDLLAGEIPVVIRQVESQMSKQRLQTHWPVLQAILHPQIPRCGEQLELDGALWTVRDWQEGLSYAQLLQQREQRQMLFGPGEMLLLLRQLLPVLAVVHGRGLVHGDVNPRNLLRRSADGLSVLLDFGLVQAEGEEPLTGATPGYAPRAQGRGEACAAWMDLHALGVSSLVLLTGRSPEQLISPSDEGWFWPEQLVLTADFKEVLQRLLSEDPQRRFSDAASALAALKSLPMPEQSGPIARADRTLPLAPSASAAAEPALPSLTPEATPSRRLSRVEERELGAEGRLWPVVVALALSALVGSAIGWFLLSRNASLGQAPSTAADVVRQPQTASLPQEEVDERQQLLSRLRALQMDRVWFLTLVNKATLDRFPERGGRLPSDDLEDAPLRRVWNELAEDWLARIEQLPPALRSRLGSLKQADWSDQRAALVKQGVTPRAVEQLVSAGARDLLPGDARGRQPREPYRQLWYAAAIESLRDVQIEQVKAKPRMATNLSLRIPAGGARLISVGVPAGTGLVLGINGTPLMEMTVFGADGAVRAERGPLRVSTLPPDLGSPVQVLITNDGVSSGSFTLSCRADRPLSRQQKPVLERRRRVPLPEFDSDPIRDSATGESPNN, encoded by the coding sequence TTGAGCGTTACCGGCACAGTGCTGGTGGAGCGCTACCGATTGGAGGAGCGCCTGTCTGGGCCTGATCCGGTTCAGGGATCCCTGTGGCGTGGTGTGGATCTTTTGGCAGGCGAGATCCCTGTCGTGATCCGTCAGGTGGAGAGCCAGATGTCCAAACAACGCCTGCAGACGCATTGGCCTGTGTTGCAAGCGATCTTGCATCCCCAAATTCCGCGATGTGGTGAGCAATTGGAGTTGGATGGGGCCCTCTGGACTGTCCGTGACTGGCAGGAGGGTTTGAGCTATGCGCAGTTGCTCCAACAGCGGGAGCAACGCCAGATGCTGTTTGGACCAGGTGAGATGTTGCTATTGCTGCGTCAGCTGCTGCCTGTGCTGGCCGTGGTGCATGGCCGCGGCTTGGTCCACGGTGATGTGAACCCCCGCAACCTGTTGCGCCGTAGCGCGGATGGATTGTCTGTGCTCTTGGATTTTGGCTTGGTGCAAGCGGAGGGAGAGGAGCCACTAACTGGGGCCACGCCTGGGTATGCCCCCCGAGCCCAAGGCCGGGGAGAAGCCTGTGCGGCGTGGATGGATCTGCACGCTCTTGGGGTCTCGTCCCTTGTGCTGCTCACAGGACGATCACCGGAACAGCTGATCTCCCCCTCTGACGAGGGTTGGTTCTGGCCTGAGCAACTTGTGCTCACGGCTGATTTCAAAGAGGTGCTGCAACGGCTCTTGAGTGAAGATCCGCAGCGGCGTTTCTCGGATGCGGCATCGGCTCTAGCGGCGCTGAAGTCTCTGCCAATGCCCGAACAGTCGGGCCCGATCGCCCGCGCGGATCGAACTCTGCCGCTGGCCCCCTCGGCGAGTGCTGCTGCTGAGCCAGCACTCCCTTCGCTTACGCCAGAGGCCACGCCCTCGCGTCGGTTGAGCCGGGTTGAGGAACGTGAATTGGGGGCTGAAGGCCGATTGTGGCCCGTGGTGGTTGCCTTGGCACTGTCTGCTCTGGTGGGTTCGGCGATCGGTTGGTTCTTGCTGTCTCGCAATGCTTCTCTTGGTCAGGCACCTTCGACGGCAGCCGATGTGGTGCGGCAGCCCCAGACGGCAAGCCTTCCACAGGAGGAAGTGGATGAACGCCAGCAGTTATTGAGTCGTCTGCGGGCCCTTCAGATGGACCGCGTCTGGTTCTTGACGTTGGTGAACAAAGCAACTTTGGATCGTTTCCCTGAACGGGGAGGGCGTTTGCCATCCGACGATTTGGAGGATGCTCCGCTGCGTCGGGTGTGGAACGAGCTTGCTGAAGATTGGTTGGCCCGGATTGAACAGCTACCTCCAGCCTTGCGTTCGCGTCTAGGGAGCCTCAAGCAGGCCGATTGGAGTGACCAGCGCGCAGCGTTGGTGAAGCAGGGCGTCACCCCAAGGGCCGTGGAGCAGTTGGTGAGTGCTGGTGCCCGAGACCTATTGCCTGGCGATGCCCGAGGGCGGCAACCGCGAGAGCCCTATCGCCAGCTTTGGTATGCGGCAGCGATCGAGAGCCTTCGCGATGTGCAGATTGAGCAGGTCAAAGCCAAGCCGCGTATGGCAACAAACCTGTCGTTGCGGATACCCGCAGGAGGTGCACGCTTGATCTCCGTTGGTGTTCCTGCTGGTACCGGCCTGGTCCTTGGCATTAATGGAACGCCTTTGATGGAGATGACCGTGTTCGGCGCCGATGGCGCTGTGAGAGCGGAGCGGGGACCCTTGCGGGTTTCAACGCTTCCGCCAGACCTTGGCTCTCCCGTTCAGGTGTTGATCACTAACGATGGTGTGTCGTCTGGATCATTCACCTTGTCGTGTCGGGCTGATCGACCGCTGTCGCGCCAACAAAAGCCTGTTCTTGAGCGCAGGCGCCGAGTGCCATTGCCAGAATTTGATTCTGATCCAATTCGAGATTCTGCGACCGGAGAGTCTCCTAACAATTGA
- the egtB gene encoding ergothioneine biosynthesis protein EgtB, protein MPSTLRVSQALLHALLLDTLLEVRRRSEALIADLEPEDLGLQGMADASPPKWHLAHTTWFFDTFVLQPHLASHTPCDPRWSYQFNSYYEAVGERHPRSERGVLSRPTIREILEWRAVVDAGLRQLLGKEPTPELRTLVELGLQHEQQHQELLLMDVLDGFSRQPLEPIYGVNADLKTRTNEPQWLACDGGVVEIGAENNSFHFDNETPRHRVWLDPFQISDELVSNANYAAFINDGGYKRPELWMSDGWGLVQQREWTQPRYWREARDEFGLAGRQRRDSAAPVRHLSWFEADAFARWSACRLPTEAEWEHACALHGPAMHHAHGVLWQWTASPYRPYPGFRPPPGAIGEYNGKFMSSQMVLRGSCWLTPPGHGRDTYRNFFPPSSRWMAAGLRLAR, encoded by the coding sequence ATGCCTTCAACTCTTAGGGTCTCGCAAGCTCTCCTTCACGCCTTGCTGCTTGACACCCTGCTGGAGGTACGGCGTCGCAGTGAAGCCTTGATTGCAGATCTTGAGCCAGAAGATCTAGGGCTGCAGGGAATGGCGGATGCCAGCCCACCGAAATGGCATTTGGCACACACCACCTGGTTCTTCGACACCTTTGTTCTTCAGCCGCATCTCGCCAGCCACACGCCCTGTGATCCCCGTTGGAGCTACCAGTTCAATTCCTATTACGAGGCGGTTGGAGAGCGGCACCCCCGAAGTGAACGGGGCGTGCTGAGCCGTCCAACCATCCGCGAGATTCTCGAGTGGCGGGCAGTCGTTGACGCTGGATTGAGGCAATTACTCGGCAAAGAACCAACACCGGAACTCCGAACTCTTGTGGAGCTTGGGCTTCAGCACGAGCAACAGCACCAAGAGTTGTTGCTGATGGATGTTCTGGATGGCTTCAGTCGTCAACCGCTAGAGCCGATCTACGGCGTCAACGCAGACCTCAAAACACGGACGAACGAACCCCAGTGGCTGGCTTGTGATGGAGGCGTCGTGGAGATCGGCGCCGAGAACAACAGCTTTCATTTCGACAACGAAACGCCACGGCACAGGGTTTGGCTCGATCCATTCCAGATCAGCGATGAACTAGTGAGCAATGCGAACTACGCGGCATTTATCAACGACGGTGGCTACAAGCGACCAGAGCTCTGGATGAGTGATGGATGGGGCTTGGTACAGCAGCGCGAATGGACCCAACCGCGCTACTGGCGCGAAGCCCGCGACGAATTTGGCCTTGCCGGACGGCAGCGGCGAGATTCTGCTGCACCTGTGCGGCATTTGAGTTGGTTCGAAGCCGATGCCTTCGCCCGCTGGAGTGCATGCCGCCTGCCAACAGAAGCGGAATGGGAGCATGCCTGCGCTCTCCATGGCCCAGCGATGCACCATGCCCATGGAGTGCTTTGGCAGTGGACCGCAAGTCCTTACCGCCCCTATCCCGGTTTCCGTCCACCACCGGGAGCCATCGGTGAATACAACGGCAAATTCATGAGCTCACAAATGGTGTTGCGGGGGAGCTGCTGGCTTACCCCCCCCGGCCATGGCCGAGACACTTACCGAAATTTCTTCCCCCCCTCCAGCAGGTGGATGGCGGCAGGGTTGCGCCTCGCCCGATGA
- the egtD gene encoding L-histidine N(alpha)-methyltransferase, with protein sequence MSIALIDLHPATTDLKRVVQEGLQRQPRQLPAWLLYDAAGSQLFAAICDQPEYGLTRTEITLLESHAADIANAVGSGVVVEFGIGNAKKVDPLLRALRPKTFVALDISRSALEDSLTGLASQHPAIQMLGICCDHSQLEGLPTHPWLIGERLIGFFPGSSLGNFTPKDAVLLLKRFRHLLAGGPLLLGLDQPRDPALLEAAYDDAAGVSRAFAFNLLKRLNRDLQGNAEPQNFRYEACWQADQQRIEMALVSRCSQTIQLAESAWSFEPNERWVTEHSVKYTPDAAAIMAAQAGWQIQQRWHDDQDQISLHLLVPSN encoded by the coding sequence ATGAGCATCGCGTTGATCGACCTCCACCCCGCCACGACGGATCTCAAACGTGTGGTCCAAGAAGGACTCCAGCGGCAACCGCGGCAATTGCCAGCATGGCTGCTGTATGACGCCGCGGGATCCCAGTTGTTCGCGGCGATTTGTGATCAGCCGGAATACGGCCTCACCCGCACCGAAATCACCCTGCTCGAGTCTCATGCGGCCGACATCGCTAACGCTGTTGGATCTGGGGTGGTGGTGGAATTCGGCATTGGTAATGCCAAGAAAGTCGACCCACTCCTGAGAGCCCTGCGACCCAAAACCTTCGTGGCTTTGGACATCAGCCGATCCGCACTGGAAGACTCCCTCACGGGTCTGGCATCCCAGCATCCCGCCATCCAGATGTTGGGCATCTGCTGTGACCACAGCCAGCTCGAGGGCTTACCAACACATCCCTGGCTCATCGGGGAGCGCCTGATCGGTTTCTTCCCCGGCAGCTCACTTGGAAACTTCACACCAAAAGACGCCGTACTTCTGCTCAAACGATTTCGGCATCTGTTAGCGGGCGGCCCGTTGCTGCTGGGGCTGGACCAACCCCGCGATCCGGCTCTTCTGGAAGCCGCCTACGACGATGCCGCCGGAGTTTCGAGGGCCTTCGCGTTCAACCTGCTGAAACGCCTCAACCGCGATTTACAGGGCAATGCTGAACCCCAGAACTTCCGGTATGAGGCTTGTTGGCAGGCCGATCAACAGCGCATCGAAATGGCTCTCGTGAGTCGCTGCTCCCAGACCATCCAGCTGGCCGAGTCAGCCTGGTCGTTCGAGCCCAATGAACGCTGGGTAACCGAACACAGCGTGAAATACACCCCAGACGCCGCCGCAATCATGGCCGCGCAAGCGGGGTGGCAGATCCAACAACGTTGGCACGACGATCAGGATCAGATCTCCCTTCACCTCTTGGTGCCGTCAAACTGA
- a CDS encoding hercynine metabolism small protein, which yields MKQDERRQAIKQERERLIQDLEALYLAAFDRLGTLEGEVGEVKAAQLTQMILNSKLAALEPLLKEIEKPLITTPAAGDQA from the coding sequence ATGAAACAGGACGAACGGCGCCAAGCGATCAAACAGGAACGCGAACGTCTCATCCAGGATCTCGAAGCCCTTTATTTAGCTGCTTTTGATCGGCTCGGAACCCTCGAGGGCGAAGTGGGCGAAGTGAAGGCGGCTCAACTCACCCAAATGATCCTCAACTCAAAATTGGCCGCTCTCGAGCCGCTACTCAAAGAAATCGAAAAGCCACTGATCACCACCCCAGCTGCGGGCGATCAAGCATGA
- a CDS encoding hercynine metabolism protein yields the protein MSWLEQLEQELDQRLSGFLRNNPLQDQLFQEQHSRDRAQSLQRQRQQLQREAEHQRQQLLKLAEDVRAWRQRSDKARLANASDLANRADQHLHGLMNQGRQLWNDLDDLGRRFNEVEHQLLELKTQQKTPSGSDLEKDWALFEAEQELRELRKNAGL from the coding sequence ATGAGTTGGCTGGAGCAGCTGGAACAGGAGCTGGATCAACGCCTCTCCGGCTTCCTGCGCAACAACCCTCTGCAAGACCAGCTGTTTCAAGAACAGCACAGCCGTGACCGCGCTCAATCCCTTCAACGGCAACGGCAACAGCTGCAACGGGAAGCCGAACACCAACGCCAACAGCTGCTGAAACTCGCCGAAGACGTGCGGGCTTGGCGACAACGCTCCGATAAGGCTCGACTAGCCAATGCAAGCGACCTAGCCAATCGCGCTGATCAACATCTCCATGGACTGATGAACCAGGGACGTCAACTCTGGAACGACCTCGATGACCTTGGTCGCCGCTTCAACGAAGTGGAGCATCAATTGTTGGAGTTAAAGACCCAACAAAAAACGCCCAGCGGCTCCGATCTGGAGAAGGACTGGGCGCTTTTTGAAGCCGAACAGGAGCTACGAGAGCTCCGCAAGAATGCCGGACTTTGA
- the lysS gene encoding lysine--tRNA ligase, whose product MSELRDTRLEKATTLGELGQGPYALTFEPSHRMAELQADHADLPNGEERELSVAVAGRVMTRRVMGKLAFFTLADETGTIQLFLEKAGLEAQQEGWFKQITSLVDAGDWLGVSGTLRRTDRGELSVKVRDWRMLSKSLQPLPDKWHGLADVEKRYRQRYLDLIVSPQSRETFRRRALLVSGIRRWLDERQFLEIETPVLQSEAGGADARPFITHHNTLDLPLYLRIATELHLKRLVVGGFERVYELGRIFRNEGMSTRHNPEFTSVEVYQAYSDYIGMMELTESMIAEVCQQVCGGTHIHYQGTDIDLTPPWRRATMHELVEEATGLNFEAFTTRAQAAEAMEAAGLEVPGAADSVGRLLNEAFEQRVEANLIQPTFVTDYPIEISPLARKHRSKPGLVERFELFIVGRETANAFSELIDPVDQRQRLEAQQARKAAGDLEAQGLDEDFVHALEVGMPPTGGLGIGIDRLVMLLTDSPSIRDVIAFPLMRPESRPDEAPSVG is encoded by the coding sequence TTGTCTGAGCTGCGCGATACCCGCCTCGAGAAGGCAACCACCTTGGGAGAGCTGGGACAGGGTCCCTACGCGCTCACGTTTGAGCCAAGCCATCGGATGGCGGAGTTACAGGCAGACCATGCCGATCTCCCCAATGGTGAGGAGCGTGAGCTGAGTGTTGCCGTCGCCGGTCGCGTGATGACCCGCCGTGTGATGGGGAAATTGGCCTTTTTTACCCTCGCGGATGAAACGGGAACGATTCAGCTCTTTTTAGAAAAAGCGGGCCTGGAGGCCCAGCAAGAGGGATGGTTCAAACAGATCACCTCCCTTGTCGATGCTGGGGACTGGTTGGGTGTGAGCGGTACTTTGCGTCGAACCGACCGCGGTGAGTTGTCGGTGAAAGTGCGTGATTGGCGCATGCTGAGCAAGTCGCTTCAGCCCTTGCCCGACAAATGGCATGGACTGGCGGATGTGGAAAAGCGCTACCGCCAGCGCTATCTCGATTTGATTGTGTCGCCGCAGTCGCGCGAAACTTTCCGTCGTCGAGCCTTACTGGTGAGTGGCATTCGTCGTTGGCTCGATGAGCGTCAGTTCCTCGAGATTGAGACGCCGGTGCTGCAGTCGGAAGCGGGCGGCGCCGATGCACGGCCGTTCATCACCCACCACAACACCCTCGACCTGCCCCTATATCTCCGCATCGCGACGGAGTTACACCTCAAGCGGCTTGTTGTGGGTGGGTTTGAGCGGGTGTATGAGCTCGGTCGGATTTTCCGGAATGAGGGGATGAGCACCCGCCATAACCCTGAGTTCACCTCGGTTGAGGTGTATCAGGCCTATTCCGATTACATCGGAATGATGGAGCTCACGGAATCAATGATTGCCGAGGTGTGCCAGCAGGTGTGCGGTGGCACACACATTCATTACCAGGGCACAGATATTGACCTCACGCCGCCTTGGCGTCGGGCCACCATGCATGAGCTGGTGGAGGAAGCTACCGGGTTGAACTTTGAAGCCTTTACAACCCGTGCTCAGGCGGCTGAAGCGATGGAAGCCGCCGGTCTGGAGGTTCCTGGCGCTGCCGACAGTGTGGGGCGCCTGCTCAATGAAGCCTTTGAGCAACGGGTGGAAGCCAACTTGATCCAACCCACCTTTGTGACCGATTACCCGATTGAAATTTCTCCGCTGGCTCGGAAGCACCGCAGCAAGCCTGGGCTTGTGGAGCGCTTTGAGTTGTTCATCGTCGGTCGCGAAACGGCGAATGCCTTTAGCGAGTTGATTGACCCTGTGGATCAGCGGCAGCGGCTTGAGGCTCAGCAAGCGCGAAAAGCCGCTGGAGACTTGGAAGCCCAAGGATTGGACGAGGATTTCGTCCATGCGTTGGAAGTGGGGATGCCCCCGACGGGCGGTTTGGGAATTGGGATCGATCGCTTAGTGATGCTGCTCACCGATAGCCCTTCAATCCGTGATGTAATTGCATTCCCGCTCATGCGCCCAGAGTCGCGCCCTGATGAGGCCCCCTCAGTGGGATAA
- the rpaB gene encoding response regulator transcription factor RpaB, with protein sequence MTGELPSQPKATVLVVDDEAAVRRVLVMRLQLSGYRVVCAEDGEQALELFHSESPDLIVLDVMLPKLDGFAVCRRLRAESCVPIIFLSAVEAISERVAGLDLGADDYLPKPFSPKELEARIATILRRVGRGNAVVESRELPTGQGVLCLGELVVDTNRRQVTRGSERINLTYTEFSLLELLFRDPGHVVPRAEILEQLWGYPPRRAADLRVVDVYVARLRGKLEPDPRNPELILTVRGIGYSSQRVGEVSATA encoded by the coding sequence ATGACGGGCGAGCTGCCGTCACAACCAAAAGCAACGGTCCTTGTTGTGGATGACGAAGCTGCGGTACGCCGCGTTTTGGTCATGCGTCTCCAGTTGTCGGGTTACCGCGTTGTTTGCGCCGAAGACGGCGAACAGGCCTTGGAGTTGTTCCACAGCGAGTCGCCAGACCTCATCGTTTTGGACGTGATGCTGCCGAAGCTGGATGGCTTTGCTGTTTGCCGTCGTCTTCGGGCTGAATCCTGCGTCCCAATCATTTTTCTGTCAGCTGTAGAGGCCATTTCCGAGCGAGTGGCTGGCCTCGATCTAGGAGCGGACGACTACCTGCCAAAGCCCTTCAGCCCCAAAGAACTCGAAGCGCGCATCGCAACGATCCTTCGTCGTGTAGGCCGCGGCAACGCTGTTGTTGAAAGTCGTGAACTTCCGACTGGTCAGGGCGTGCTTTGTCTTGGTGAGTTAGTCGTCGATACCAATCGCCGTCAGGTCACCCGTGGCAGTGAGCGCATTAACCTCACTTACACGGAGTTCAGCCTTCTGGAATTGCTCTTCCGCGATCCAGGCCATGTCGTCCCACGGGCTGAAATCCTGGAGCAATTGTGGGGGTATCCCCCTCGCCGAGCTGCCGATCTTCGCGTCGTCGATGTCTATGTCGCGCGTTTGCGCGGCAAGCTCGAGCCCGATCCACGCAATCCAGAGCTCATTTTGACGGTGCGCGGCATCGGTTATTCGTCCCAGCGCGTGGGCGAAGTGTCCGCGACGGCCTAA
- a CDS encoding extracellular solute-binding protein, giving the protein MTVQLTRRRLLLFAAAAGLAACGRRSPAPELNLWTLQLAPKFNRYFADLMAAWTTLHPEDPVRWTDLPWGSVERKLLAAVYARTAPDLVNLNPPFAANLASKGGLTDLTPLLPSDAAERYLPSVWQACRDPDAGLIAVPWYLTVRLSLVNRELLDQANIAAPPTRWDEIPAFARQIRKRTGRYGLFLTMVPDDSAEMLETLVQMGVSLLNSERRAAFNSPAGRRAFQFWTELYQEGLLPREVVSQGQRRAIELFQSGDLAMAATGAEFLRSIQTNAPGVAAVTESHPPVTGADGTANVALMSLAVPRQSTKQALALQLALLLTNATNQARFATEARVLPSSVEALAMVRSQLQQEQPRTPQQDQIRQARLLSAITLERARVLVPAWPGIKRLQKILYTQLQRAMLGQVESAEALGAAAMEWDRYAASRWPLSQRNS; this is encoded by the coding sequence ATGACCGTTCAGCTGACCCGTCGACGCTTGTTGTTGTTTGCGGCAGCGGCTGGCTTGGCGGCTTGTGGGCGGCGCAGTCCTGCCCCAGAGTTGAATTTGTGGACGTTGCAGCTGGCGCCCAAGTTCAACCGCTATTTCGCCGATTTGATGGCGGCTTGGACAACGTTGCATCCCGAGGATCCGGTGCGCTGGACGGATCTGCCTTGGGGGTCGGTTGAGCGCAAATTATTGGCTGCTGTGTATGCCCGCACAGCACCCGATCTGGTGAATTTGAACCCCCCTTTCGCGGCCAACTTGGCCAGCAAGGGAGGGCTCACGGATCTCACGCCCCTGCTGCCATCGGATGCGGCTGAGCGCTACTTGCCATCGGTGTGGCAGGCCTGTCGCGACCCAGATGCCGGACTAATCGCTGTGCCCTGGTATCTCACCGTGCGGCTCAGTTTGGTGAACCGGGAACTGTTGGATCAGGCCAACATCGCGGCACCGCCGACGCGCTGGGATGAGATTCCTGCCTTTGCCCGGCAGATTCGCAAGCGGACGGGGCGGTACGGCCTCTTCCTCACCATGGTGCCGGATGATTCCGCAGAGATGTTGGAAACCCTCGTCCAGATGGGGGTTTCGTTGTTGAATTCAGAGCGTCGGGCCGCGTTCAATAGCCCCGCTGGTCGTCGGGCGTTCCAGTTTTGGACTGAGTTGTACCAAGAGGGATTGTTGCCGCGGGAAGTGGTGAGTCAGGGCCAACGACGGGCGATTGAACTGTTCCAGAGCGGGGATTTGGCGATGGCGGCCACTGGGGCGGAGTTCTTGCGCAGCATCCAAACCAATGCACCAGGGGTGGCCGCGGTGACGGAGTCCCATCCCCCTGTGACAGGCGCTGATGGCACCGCCAATGTCGCGTTGATGTCGTTGGCCGTGCCTCGCCAAAGCACCAAGCAGGCCCTAGCCCTTCAGTTGGCTCTGCTCCTCACGAATGCCACAAACCAGGCGCGTTTTGCTACCGAGGCACGGGTGCTTCCCTCGTCCGTGGAGGCTTTGGCGATGGTGAGGTCCCAACTGCAGCAAGAGCAACCCCGCACGCCTCAGCAGGATCAGATTCGTCAAGCGCGGTTGCTGTCGGCAATCACGTTGGAGCGTGCCCGTGTTTTGGTGCCGGCTTGGCCAGGCATTAAACGGTTGCAGAAAATTCTCTACACCCAGTTGCAGCGGGCGATGCTGGGCCAAGTGGAAAGTGCTGAAGCACTTGGGGCTGCGGCCATGGAGTGGGATCGCTACGCCGCGTCGCGCTGGCCTCTAAGTCAACGCAATTCTTAA